A single genomic interval of Lewinellaceae bacterium harbors:
- a CDS encoding Do family serine endopeptidase, with the protein MKRTLLYSALVAFLVTAATLGVFSWFQQNSRTVKIEHIDGSAAKGVSWTVDEDGEVVPLDFTKTAEEVVKAVVHIKSTQTVSGREGDPQAFRQLPDPFREFFGNPEDSPFFRSPRGNGPQMRVGTGSGVIINEDGYIVTNNHVVADADDLEVTLYDNRNFKATVIGADPSTDLALIQIKAKDLPALPLVNSDNVKVGEWVLAVGNPMGLNSTVTAGIVSAKARNINILREQFAVESFIQTDAAINPGNSGGALVNLQGGLVGINTAIASSTGAYTGYGFAVPANIVNKVVEDLLQYGVVQRGVLGVMIRSVDGNLAKEKGLDVTKGAYVDSLLENSAAAAAGVQAGDVVVEVEGRPVQSSSELQELIARHRPGDKVAVKVDRQGKMKAFEVVLNNRQGSTALVEKPAQKDALSMLGAEFETLSSDVARKLDIEGGVKVVKLYAGKLRQYTDMREGFIITKADGRSVKNVEELAEALEGKSGGVMLEGVYEDIPGVRYYAFGMQ; encoded by the coding sequence ATGAAAAGGACGCTTTTATATTCCGCACTGGTGGCTTTTCTGGTAACCGCGGCGACGCTTGGCGTTTTCTCCTGGTTCCAGCAAAATAGCCGAACCGTAAAGATCGAACACATCGACGGCAGCGCCGCAAAAGGCGTGTCGTGGACGGTGGATGAAGACGGCGAAGTCGTGCCGCTGGATTTCACCAAAACTGCCGAAGAGGTGGTCAAGGCCGTCGTGCACATCAAATCTACCCAAACTGTTTCCGGCAGGGAAGGCGACCCTCAGGCCTTCCGGCAGTTGCCCGATCCCTTCCGGGAGTTCTTTGGCAACCCCGAAGACAGCCCCTTCTTCCGCAGCCCGCGCGGCAACGGCCCGCAGATGCGCGTCGGGACCGGTTCGGGCGTGATCATCAATGAAGACGGCTACATCGTGACCAACAACCACGTCGTGGCCGATGCCGACGACCTGGAGGTGACCCTGTACGACAACCGCAACTTCAAGGCAACCGTGATCGGCGCCGACCCCAGCACCGACCTGGCGCTGATCCAGATCAAGGCGAAAGATTTGCCGGCCCTGCCCTTGGTCAACTCCGATAATGTCAAAGTAGGCGAATGGGTGCTGGCCGTCGGCAACCCCATGGGCCTGAACTCCACCGTCACCGCCGGCATCGTCAGCGCCAAAGCGCGCAACATCAATATCCTGCGCGAGCAGTTTGCCGTGGAGAGCTTCATACAAACCGATGCCGCCATTAACCCCGGCAACAGCGGCGGCGCCCTGGTCAACCTGCAGGGCGGCCTGGTCGGCATCAACACCGCCATTGCCAGCTCGACCGGCGCCTATACCGGCTACGGTTTTGCGGTGCCTGCCAATATCGTCAACAAGGTAGTAGAAGACCTGCTGCAGTACGGCGTCGTTCAGCGCGGCGTACTGGGCGTGATGATCCGCTCGGTGGACGGCAACCTGGCCAAAGAGAAAGGCCTGGATGTGACCAAAGGCGCTTACGTGGATAGCCTGCTGGAAAACAGCGCGGCGGCTGCCGCCGGCGTCCAGGCAGGAGACGTCGTGGTGGAAGTAGAAGGCAGGCCCGTTCAGTCTTCTTCAGAACTGCAGGAGTTGATCGCCCGCCACCGCCCCGGCGACAAGGTGGCCGTTAAAGTGGACCGCCAGGGCAAAATGAAGGCCTTCGAAGTGGTGCTGAACAACCGGCAGGGCAGCACGGCGCTGGTGGAAAAGCCCGCGCAGAAAGATGCCCTGAGCATGCTGGGCGCTGAGTTCGAAACCCTGAGCAGCGACGTTGCCCGCAAGCTGGACATCGAGGGGGGCGTAAAGGTTGTCAAACTGTACGCCGGCAAGTTGCGCCAGTACACCGACATGCGCGAGGGCTTCATCATCACCAAAGCCGACGGCCGCAGCGTGAAGAACGTTGAGGAACTGGCCGAGGCGCTGGAAGGCAAGTCCGGCGGCGTGATGCTGGAAGGGGTGTATGAAGACATTCCGGGCGTGCGCTACTATGCTTTTGGCATGCAATAA
- the csm2 gene encoding type III-A CRISPR-associated protein Csm2: MNVEPINVEWINGTTPINDEVVQWAESTGRILANKGLTSSTIRRFFGEMRRIQSSFKDYVEDVPMLKAKLAYDVGRKYDERRNKGIGVKLFYDVLKPGIEAVQGKKENFNRFVKIAEAIVAFHKQYYKGIED, translated from the coding sequence ATGAATGTGGAACCTATCAATGTCGAATGGATAAACGGCACCACTCCTATAAACGATGAAGTGGTTCAGTGGGCAGAATCCACCGGGCGAATTCTGGCAAATAAAGGGTTGACCTCTTCAACCATCCGTCGCTTTTTTGGTGAAATGCGGCGTATTCAATCAAGTTTTAAGGATTACGTCGAAGATGTGCCAATGCTGAAAGCAAAATTAGCTTATGATGTAGGAAGAAAATATGATGAGCGAAGAAATAAGGGTATAGGAGTGAAACTATTTTACGATGTCCTCAAGCCAGGAATAGAAGCCGTTCAGGGTAAGAAGGAAAATTTTAACCGCTTTGTAAAAATTGCCGAAGCTATCGTCGCTTTTCATAAGCAGTATTACAAAGGAATTGAAGATTAG
- a CDS encoding XisI protein: protein MGKVEAYKKIVSKLIEEIGNLGAKPGAVVKTQIIKDEPNGHYLLFSNGWRGDDRVYGCYLHIDISADGKIWLQHDGTDLVVAQKLLDQGIPKTDIVLAFHAPFVREDTGFALS from the coding sequence ATGGGAAAAGTAGAAGCGTATAAAAAGATAGTAAGCAAATTGATTGAGGAAATTGGCAACTTGGGCGCAAAACCGGGCGCCGTTGTCAAAACTCAAATCATTAAGGACGAGCCCAACGGGCATTACCTCCTTTTTTCTAATGGCTGGCGCGGCGACGACCGGGTTTATGGCTGTTATCTTCACATTGACATAAGTGCTGACGGTAAAATCTGGTTGCAGCACGACGGCACTGATTTGGTCGTAGCACAAAAATTGTTGGACCAGGGTATACCCAAGACAGATATCGTTTTGGCTTTTCATGCTCCTTTTGTAAGAGAGGATACGGGGTTTGCCTTGTCATGA
- a CDS encoding XisH family protein, producing the protein MARDKYHDIVKHALESDGWEITDDPLKIETGDRTIQIDLGAERIIGAEKKGEKIAVEIKSFLGLSPLTDFYNALGQFNFYQLALEKTEPNRALFLAVPHIAYNSFFNETLTKEAVKRFNIRIIVYHIQQAIIIKWEK; encoded by the coding sequence ATGGCGAGAGATAAATATCATGATATTGTAAAACATGCTTTGGAAAGCGATGGCTGGGAAATTACTGACGACCCACTTAAAATTGAAACTGGCGATAGGACCATCCAAATAGATTTAGGCGCAGAACGGATTATTGGGGCCGAAAAAAAGGGAGAAAAGATAGCGGTAGAAATAAAAAGCTTTTTGGGGTTGTCTCCTTTAACTGATTTTTACAATGCGCTTGGGCAATTTAATTTCTACCAGTTGGCTCTTGAAAAGACAGAACCTAACAGAGCTTTATTTCTTGCCGTGCCCCATATCGCTTACAATTCCTTCTTCAACGAAACTTTAACCAAAGAGGCTGTTAAACGTTTCAATATCAGGATCATTGTGTACCACATTCAGCAGGCAATTATCATAAAATGGGAAAAGTAG
- a CDS encoding DUF433 domain-containing protein: MEHLERITIDSEICHGKPCIRGMRWPVEVILDLLGSEMTIEEILEDHPELEKEDIIASLNYAKLLVSGQVIKSAA; encoded by the coding sequence ATGGAACATCTGGAACGCATAACGATCGACTCTGAGATTTGCCATGGCAAGCCCTGCATTCGGGGCATGCGCTGGCCGGTAGAAGTTATTCTGGACCTATTAGGCTCAGAAATGACGATCGAGGAAATATTGGAAGATCACCCCGAATTGGAAAAGGAAGACATCATAGCCTCTCTCAACTACGCCAAGCTGCTTGTGTCCGGGCAGGTTATTAAATCGGCAGCCTGA
- the csm4 gene encoding type III-A CRISPR-associated RAMP protein Csm4 — protein sequence MSRLSFITYRLSFTTPLHIGDIRPEDYGTTERFLRSDTLHAALMACWAKLGEPIPDSGDPGFFISSLFPFATVEDEPVYFFPKLMKPFDLGDGPIGYAKKLKRLQWLDQHYFECQLNNISVNGFGGENQPHLTGSFACREKAGEFITSQVSQRVTIPRQREKDNEPVPFYMERLYFKKGAGLYFLFQGDSTAARKLEKALNLLQYEGLGTDRTVGNGAFCFTKGTIGLDVPDSSPHSANLSLFCPESSRQMESMLGQGAAYDFLKRGGWITTEGAQTIRKRAVYMFKEGSIFQMDQPTAGRAAIDLSPTEDFMQLGHKIWRNGSSIFLPVKT from the coding sequence ATGTCTAGGCTAAGTTTCATCACCTACCGATTATCCTTCACCACGCCCCTCCACATCGGCGACATCCGGCCGGAGGATTATGGTACGACCGAGCGGTTTCTGCGTTCGGATACCTTGCATGCCGCACTGATGGCCTGTTGGGCAAAACTTGGCGAGCCCATTCCGGATAGCGGCGATCCTGGTTTTTTCATCAGCAGCCTCTTTCCTTTTGCCACAGTGGAGGATGAGCCAGTGTATTTCTTTCCAAAGTTGATGAAGCCTTTTGACCTGGGTGACGGTCCAATCGGATATGCGAAAAAACTAAAGCGCCTGCAATGGCTGGACCAGCATTACTTCGAGTGCCAGCTGAATAATATTTCAGTCAATGGATTTGGGGGTGAAAACCAACCTCATCTAACGGGCAGCTTCGCCTGCCGGGAAAAGGCGGGGGAGTTCATCACCAGCCAGGTTTCTCAGCGGGTCACCATTCCCCGGCAAAGGGAAAAGGATAATGAACCAGTTCCTTTTTACATGGAGCGGCTCTACTTCAAAAAAGGCGCCGGCCTGTATTTCTTGTTTCAAGGAGATTCAACTGCTGCCCGGAAGCTGGAAAAAGCATTGAACTTGCTGCAATACGAAGGCTTGGGCACCGACCGGACGGTAGGCAACGGAGCATTCTGCTTTACTAAAGGGACCATAGGCCTTGATGTTCCGGACAGCTCTCCGCACAGCGCCAATTTGTCCCTCTTCTGCCCTGAGAGTTCACGGCAGATGGAAAGCATGCTGGGCCAGGGCGCTGCTTATGACTTCCTCAAGCGCGGCGGCTGGATCACCACGGAAGGCGCCCAAACGATTCGCAAACGTGCGGTTTATATGTTTAAAGAAGGCAGCATTTTTCAAATGGATCAACCCACCGCCGGCCGGGCGGCAATCGACCTGAGCCCTACGGAAGATTTCATGCAACTGGGGCATAAAATATGGCGAAACGGCAGCAGTATTTTCTTACCTGTAAAAACCTGA
- a CDS encoding WYL domain-containing protein, producing MAHNRQANIRYQAIDRCLQLRNEKWTAKTLAETCAEALESLTGEYRPPSRSTISRDIKLMRCAPPVGYNAPIEWDPQEGTYYYAEPNFSIRNVPLSENDMRALDSALDILRQFQHFSQAEGLELLATKLQHALKLRRRQAKPIIAFSHPPASPAHQWLDQIYHATEQEHCLKLAYKPFEEPLQEMTVSPYLLKEYNNRWFLIGYSHRQRQLRTYALDRIQSAERHLLQSFHRLPQFNAHTYFNDIIGVSLPEGKQPEDILLRATPLRAQYILTKPMHASLRVQESTPAYTLFSLRLISNPELERLLLSYGEEVQVLQPQWLAERIKDRLRKATRQYQERSNNG from the coding sequence ATGGCGCACAACCGACAGGCCAACATCCGGTACCAGGCGATCGACCGCTGTTTGCAGTTACGCAATGAAAAATGGACGGCAAAAACATTGGCGGAAACCTGCGCCGAAGCGCTGGAAAGCCTCACTGGAGAATACCGCCCTCCTTCCCGCTCTACGATTAGCCGGGACATCAAACTGATGCGCTGCGCCCCGCCGGTGGGCTACAATGCGCCGATTGAATGGGATCCCCAAGAAGGTACTTATTACTACGCCGAACCCAATTTCTCCATCCGCAATGTGCCCCTTTCGGAAAACGATATGCGCGCCCTGGACAGTGCCCTGGATATTTTGCGGCAGTTTCAGCATTTCAGCCAGGCGGAAGGGCTCGAATTGCTGGCCACCAAGCTGCAGCACGCCCTGAAGCTGCGGCGGCGGCAGGCCAAGCCCATCATTGCGTTTAGCCATCCTCCGGCCTCTCCCGCCCATCAGTGGCTGGACCAGATTTACCACGCCACCGAGCAGGAACACTGCCTGAAGCTGGCATACAAGCCCTTCGAGGAGCCGCTGCAAGAGATGACCGTCAGCCCCTACCTGCTCAAGGAGTACAACAACCGCTGGTTCCTCATCGGCTACAGCCACCGGCAGCGGCAGCTCCGCACCTACGCCCTCGACCGCATACAGTCTGCCGAACGGCACCTCCTGCAATCCTTCCACCGCCTGCCGCAGTTCAATGCGCATACTTACTTCAACGACATCATCGGCGTCAGCCTGCCGGAGGGAAAGCAACCGGAGGATATCCTCCTGCGCGCCACGCCCCTGCGCGCTCAGTACATCCTCACCAAGCCCATGCACGCCTCCCTTCGCGTGCAGGAAAGCACTCCGGCCTACACGCTCTTCTCCCTGCGCCTCATCTCCAACCCCGAATTGGAGCGCCTGTTGCTTTCCTACGGAGAGGAAGTACAAGTGCTGCAGCCACAGTGGCTGGCGGAACGGATAAAGGACAGGTTGCGAAAGGCGACGAGGCAGTATCAGGAAAGAAGCAACAACGGGTAG
- a CDS encoding metallophosphoesterase family protein — MKRIGLLSDTHSHLDESIFQYFEECDEIWHAGDIGASEVADKLEAFRPLRAVYGNIDDPAMRRRFPEDLRFECEGVDVLMTHIGGYPGRYSKRVREIIRQKPPRLFICGHSHILKVMPDKKYGLLHINPGAAGQQGFHKVKTIVRFTLVEGDIKDLQVVELGVK; from the coding sequence ATGAAACGAATCGGCCTCCTCTCCGACACCCACTCCCACCTGGACGAAAGCATCTTTCAGTACTTTGAAGAATGCGACGAAATCTGGCACGCCGGCGATATCGGCGCCAGTGAGGTAGCAGACAAGCTGGAAGCTTTCCGCCCCCTGCGCGCCGTATACGGCAACATCGACGATCCGGCGATGCGCAGGCGATTCCCGGAAGACCTCCGCTTTGAATGCGAGGGCGTCGACGTCTTGATGACCCACATCGGCGGCTATCCCGGCCGTTACAGCAAACGCGTGCGGGAGATCATCCGGCAAAAGCCGCCCCGGTTGTTCATCTGCGGCCATTCCCACATCCTCAAGGTGATGCCCGACAAAAAGTACGGCCTGCTGCACATCAACCCGGGGGCGGCAGGGCAGCAGGGCTTTCACAAAGTGAAGACCATCGTCCGCTTTACGCTGGTGGAGGGGGATATTAAGGATTTGCAGGTGGTGGAGTTGGGGGTAAAATAG
- the cas10 gene encoding type III-A CRISPR-associated protein Cas10/Csm1: protein MGENTFKERRQVVLAALLHDIGKFWQRGDDYLNQSKNIKGSSDNWGWLVPTNPKSGNPAYQHAIWTYQFLEDRKSAFDKIGAWNLEEKFSELSAKHHRPDTPLQALIQMADWWSSGIDRNAVQSEEGAEKIYAIDWGAFAFKKIPLHSIFDKLKVNKTEGSALHAYRLCALDINSEEAVLPYSLSGPGLEKLKADGLNGDYKKLWNDFAREFGRLPVGNSEAFSTSLLYLLKKYTWCIPSSTVDMPDVSLFEHLKTTAAIAGCLHDFWQEQPTAFRYDSRRLSLNEGFDPLLMCCIDLSGIQNFIYDVASSKAYKSLKGRSFYLQLMLDQILGSLLSNLKQGPENIIYSSGGKAYFLLPNTRWVKEQLPPLLREIETFLWEEHKGKIFAAFGKVSFRYDFTPGGKEGRVNSQATGFGGKPIEELGSLWKAVSDAASIQKTRRFNQLLIEKYNDLFSENGKEALAAEKRKVCAVTGQPIIGDGADIGRKNNEVPVLSIVKEQTDLGTALKDCDYLIAYSGDEEESLDATRKKNNSGIYFPGLQRHAHLFKAVEEIEEDHHFRKVQSRPETAFLSINETRFLWSEKTGGSHASYGFLFYGGNKQPEIAENGSCRARTLEELCWINPDNEDEGYSKLGILRMDVDNLGQLFIHGFSERQKSFAAYGTLSLQLDLFFSGYLNTIRNSEKYKDHVAILYAGGDDVFAVGRWDKVLGFALEVRTRFQQFVGRPDISISAGLAIVDRKYPIYKAADIAGEAESMAKFFESQELGNKNAITFFGEAVSWNQEFEEVERLKMKMIHLCIEKNMSRSLLHQLQRYKAFRDDSERRHLEKGEPKDFSYKWHSAYYLKRFAERHKKQNEIVELLEQIQSRLLHDTVFGPDRFLSLAALAARWAEYELKMNKKR, encoded by the coding sequence ATGGGTGAAAATACCTTTAAAGAACGCCGACAAGTTGTGCTGGCAGCACTGCTGCATGATATTGGCAAATTTTGGCAGCGAGGAGACGACTACCTGAATCAGAGCAAAAATATCAAAGGCTCTTCTGACAATTGGGGGTGGTTAGTCCCTACTAACCCCAAGAGCGGCAACCCCGCTTATCAGCACGCCATTTGGACATATCAGTTTCTGGAAGATAGAAAGTCGGCCTTTGATAAAATTGGCGCCTGGAATCTTGAAGAAAAATTTTCCGAGCTTTCCGCCAAACACCATCGCCCGGATACGCCTTTACAGGCGTTGATCCAGATGGCAGATTGGTGGAGTTCAGGTATTGACCGCAATGCAGTGCAAAGTGAGGAGGGCGCCGAGAAAATCTATGCCATCGATTGGGGGGCATTTGCTTTCAAAAAAATTCCGTTGCATTCCATTTTTGATAAATTGAAAGTAAATAAAACGGAGGGCAGCGCCCTTCATGCCTACCGTTTGTGTGCTTTGGATATAAACAGTGAGGAAGCGGTATTGCCCTATTCTCTTTCTGGCCCCGGCTTGGAAAAACTCAAGGCTGATGGTTTGAACGGTGATTACAAAAAACTATGGAATGACTTTGCGCGCGAGTTTGGCCGCCTGCCGGTTGGCAACTCTGAAGCCTTTTCAACATCCCTCCTTTATTTGCTGAAAAAGTACACCTGGTGCATACCGAGCAGTACGGTGGATATGCCGGATGTCAGTTTGTTCGAACACCTCAAAACCACTGCCGCTATCGCCGGCTGCCTTCACGATTTTTGGCAGGAACAACCCACCGCATTCAGATACGACAGCAGGCGTTTGTCGCTCAACGAAGGTTTTGACCCGTTGCTGATGTGTTGCATAGACCTTAGCGGCATCCAGAACTTTATATATGATGTGGCCTCCAGTAAGGCCTATAAAAGCCTCAAGGGGCGTTCCTTTTATCTGCAATTGATGCTGGACCAGATTCTCGGGTCATTACTATCCAACTTAAAGCAAGGGCCGGAAAATATAATTTATTCAAGCGGAGGAAAAGCTTATTTTTTACTGCCCAATACCAGATGGGTAAAAGAGCAGTTGCCGCCTCTTCTTCGGGAGATAGAAACATTCCTCTGGGAAGAGCATAAAGGCAAGATATTTGCAGCTTTCGGCAAGGTCAGCTTCCGGTATGATTTCACGCCAGGAGGTAAAGAGGGTAGGGTCAATTCCCAGGCAACCGGGTTCGGCGGCAAACCCATTGAGGAATTGGGAAGCTTATGGAAGGCCGTATCTGACGCGGCTTCAATCCAGAAAACCAGGAGGTTTAACCAACTCTTGATCGAAAAGTATAATGACCTTTTTTCGGAGAACGGAAAAGAGGCTTTGGCTGCTGAGAAGAGAAAGGTGTGCGCTGTAACCGGCCAGCCGATTATTGGCGATGGCGCAGATATAGGCAGAAAAAATAACGAGGTTCCGGTGTTGTCCATTGTAAAAGAACAAACCGATCTGGGCACAGCCCTGAAAGATTGCGATTATCTTATTGCTTACAGTGGAGATGAGGAGGAAAGTTTAGACGCAACCAGAAAGAAAAACAATTCAGGTATTTATTTTCCTGGATTGCAGAGGCATGCTCATCTTTTCAAAGCAGTAGAGGAGATAGAGGAGGATCATCATTTTAGAAAAGTGCAATCCCGGCCGGAAACGGCTTTCTTGTCAATCAATGAAACCCGGTTTTTATGGAGCGAAAAAACCGGAGGCAGCCATGCAAGCTATGGATTTTTGTTTTATGGCGGCAATAAGCAGCCCGAAATAGCAGAAAACGGCAGTTGCCGGGCCCGGACGCTGGAAGAGCTTTGCTGGATAAATCCGGATAACGAGGACGAGGGCTATTCCAAACTCGGCATCCTGCGGATGGATGTAGACAACCTGGGCCAGTTGTTTATCCATGGGTTCTCGGAGCGCCAGAAATCATTTGCTGCCTACGGCACCTTGTCCTTACAGTTAGACCTTTTCTTCAGCGGGTACCTCAATACCATTCGCAATAGCGAGAAATATAAGGACCATGTGGCTATTCTTTACGCTGGTGGCGACGATGTATTTGCCGTTGGCCGTTGGGATAAGGTACTCGGGTTTGCACTGGAGGTGAGAACCCGGTTCCAGCAATTTGTTGGCAGGCCGGATATTTCCATTTCCGCCGGCCTGGCTATTGTAGACAGAAAGTACCCCATCTATAAGGCGGCCGATATTGCGGGAGAGGCGGAGAGCATGGCCAAATTTTTCGAATCCCAGGAGTTGGGAAATAAGAATGCTATTACCTTTTTTGGCGAGGCAGTGAGCTGGAATCAGGAGTTTGAGGAAGTGGAGAGGCTAAAAATGAAAATGATCCACCTATGCATTGAAAAAAATATGAGCCGGAGCCTTTTGCACCAGCTCCAGCGCTACAAGGCTTTCCGCGACGATAGCGAACGGAGGCATTTGGAGAAAGGCGAGCCTAAGGATTTTAGTTATAAATGGCATTCGGCTTACTATTTGAAGCGATTTGCGGAACGGCATAAAAAACAAAATGAGATTGTAGAACTATTGGAGCAGATTCAGTCTCGCCTGCTTCACGATACTGTTTTTGGGCCGGACCGTTTTCTCAGCCTGGCCGCATTGGCGGCGCGATGGGCGGAGTATGAGTTGAAAATGAACAAAAAAAGATAG
- the csm3 gene encoding type III-A CRISPR-associated RAMP protein Csm3 — MEKYLEKKIQLKGKLKLETGLHIGDSKENVQIGGVDSPIVRRKDNNQPFIPGSSLKGKIRCLLEQTRGATEVGLGGEKINNLFGFAKEEKPSKIIVRDAYLSEKSSEALEKSEFTDFPYTEVKFENTIGRITGTAGNPRKIERVPVGAEFEIYFILNIWSDDEEKELVALLEEGVKLLESDYLGGSGSRGYGQIKIEMDFSNPSVVYKSKVKENV, encoded by the coding sequence ATGGAAAAATATCTAGAGAAAAAAATCCAGTTAAAAGGCAAATTGAAACTGGAAACTGGTTTACATATAGGGGATAGCAAGGAAAACGTTCAAATTGGCGGGGTAGATTCTCCAATAGTCCGAAGGAAGGATAACAACCAGCCTTTTATTCCCGGCAGTTCCCTAAAAGGTAAAATCAGATGTTTGTTAGAACAGACTCGTGGGGCTACTGAAGTTGGCCTTGGGGGAGAAAAGATCAACAATCTTTTCGGGTTTGCGAAAGAGGAAAAGCCAAGCAAAATAATAGTAAGAGATGCCTACTTAAGTGAGAAAAGTAGTGAAGCGCTTGAGAAATCTGAATTTACTGATTTCCCATACACAGAAGTAAAATTTGAAAACACGATAGGGAGAATTACCGGTACGGCTGGAAATCCAAGAAAGATCGAGCGTGTTCCGGTAGGGGCTGAATTTGAAATTTATTTTATTCTCAATATTTGGAGTGATGATGAAGAAAAGGAATTAGTTGCTTTACTAGAAGAGGGGGTAAAGCTATTAGAGAGCGATTACCTTGGCGGAAGTGGATCTAGAGGATATGGACAGATTAAGATTGAAATGGATTTCAGTAATCCATCAGTGGTCTATAAAAGTAAAGTGAAAGAAAATGTCTAG